From the Deinococcus gobiensis I-0 genome, the window TCTACCTGCCGGCCGGGTCCTGGCCGCTGGGTGAAGACCGGGAGGGTTAGGGCGTAGGCGACCGTACCGTTCGGGGCGCGGCCATGCGCTTTGCTGTGGGCCATGCAGACCATGATTCTGGGGGCGACCGGGGGCATCGGGGCGGCGACGGCGCGGGCCTTCGCGGCGCAGGGCGACACGCTGACCCTTTCGGGCCGTGACGAGGGCAAACTGGCGCAGCTCGCCGCCGAACTGGGCGCGGCCTCCCGCGTGGCCGACGTGGGTTTCGAGAGCCACGTGCGCGCGCTGTTCGAGGGGGCCCCCGCACTCGATACCCTGGTCTACGCGGCCGGGGCCGCCTGGCCGCACCCGCTGGCGGAGGCGAAGGCCGAACAGGTGCGCCAGGTCTGGAACGCGAACTACTTCGGGGCGCTGTGGGTCCTCAAGCACGGGCTGGCCCGTCTGGCGCCCGGCGGCCGGGTGTACCTCATCGGCGCGCGCCCCGAACTCGTCACCGCGCGCGGCTTCTCGCAGTACGCGGCGAGCAAGGCGGCCCTGGCCCGCGCCGCCGAGATCGCCCGGCTGGAAACGCGCGGCCTCGCCCTGACGCTGGTGCTGCCCCCCGCCGTGGACACGGGGCTGTGGACCCAGGTGGGGCGCGCCCCGAAAGGCGCCCTGTCGCCCGACGCCGTGGCCCGGGCCATCGTGGCCGACCGCGCCGGACCCGTCCAGACCGAGCTGCGGGTGGAGTAGGGAGGGTGAGGGCTGGAGGGGACGGCTCAGTCCCGCACCCGCTCGGCCCGGTCCTCCGTCGCCAGCCACCCGGCGCGGCAGTCGTGGGGCTCGCTGGGCAGCTCCGGCACGACCAGCGCCGACCACACTGCCCCGATCACCAGCCCGCCGAAGTCCGGCAGCAGGCGGTCGTAGAAGCCCCCGCCGTAGCCCAGGCGCACGCCGCGCCGGTCGTAGGCCAGGGCGGGCAGCAACACGGCGTCCACCGTCGCCAGGGCTTCTTCGGGCGCGTCGGCCGGCGGTTGCAGCGCCCCGAAGCGGCTGGGTTCGGTGGCGGTGTGCCAGGGGTGCAGGGTCAGGCGCGGTGAGGGCCGAAACCGGGCACGTGGGGCCAGCAGCGTAAAATCGTGCTCCAGCCCCGACACGTCCGGTTCGCCCGGCAGCGCGCGGTAGGCCAGCACCCTCCGCGCGCCCTGGGCGTGCAGCAGGTCGCGCAGGTGGGCGGTAAGGGCTTCCGAGCGGTCGGGCAGGGCCGCCCGTGCCGCCCGTGCCCAGGTCCGCCACTCGGTCTTTGGGGCGTCCGGCGCGGGGGCAGGCGGGAAGGTCATGCCGCAAGGGTAGCGGGCCACGGTAGGGGCGGGCCATCCCGGTCTGGCCCGCCCATTCAGATTCAGCGGCTGGGCAGCTTGAGAGCGAGGGCCTTGATGCTCACGCCGCTGATGGTGCTCACAGCGGTCGCGGCGCTTGAGGTGGCGCTCAGGTTCACGCGGTAGAGGGTGGTGCTGTTGCCCAGGACGGCCGTCATGTAGGCGTCGCTGGCCCCGGCGATGTCGAACCCGACCAGGCCGGTGCCCACGTCCACACCCAGCTTCGAACGGGTAACCAGGGTGCTAAAGGCTGGGCCGACCGTATTTTCGACCAGGGTGTCGTTGGCCGAATCAATGGTGTACAGGACGGTGGCCGCGCCGGTCGGCACCGCGCCGGCCGTGCTGTCGTTGTACGAGTTGGTGTAGGCGGCTGCCGTCAGCACGGGCGCGGTCGTAGCGTCCCCTGCCGCGTAGGCGAAGTTGCCGTCGGAGGTCACGGTCCCGGCCGGCGAGGTCGAAGGCACGGGCGTGCTGGTCACGGTCAGGCGGTAGTTGTCGTTGGCGGTGCCCACCACACGCAGGCGGTTGGCGACCGGATTGAAGTCGATGGCCTGCGTCGCCTTGCCCACCGAGGAACCGTCGGCCGTGGCCGCGCCCGTATCGGTGTTGATGACGTAGATCTTGCCCGCCGCCGTGGCGGCGTACAGCCGGTTGTCGGTGTTGCGGAAGTCGAGGTCCACCAGCGCTTCGCCGGCGGCGAGGCCGGTGACGCTCACCGCGCGGTAGCTCGCGGCGGCGTTAGCGGTGCCGAAGGTCGCGAGCTGGTTGCCGCCGACGAGACCGTAGGCGGTGACGCCCTCGGGTGCGGCGGGTGTGACAGGGCCGTTGTTACAGGCCGACAGCACGAGGGCGGACAGGACGGTCAGGGCAGCGATTCGTTTCATGGAAGAACCTCCGGGGTGGGGGTCGGGGTGGGGGTCGGAAGTCGGCCGGTGGCCGACAGGCGGCAGCCCGCGCCGGCCGGCCCGCAGGCCGCCGCACGGTCCAAAGGAAACATCTGGCCCACTCAGCTTTAAGCAGGCGCGGCCCGGCCGGATGACTTCAGACCTTGACCTGAACTTCATCTTTCATCTGGCCGACATCCGGCTGTGTTGGTTTCCTGCGTCCTCAGGCGTCTTGGCCCGGGCGGGGTACACTTGCGGGCGTGAATACGTTTCAGGTCCAGGTGGGCCAGGTGAGCCGGGAGCTGCCCGTCGTCGAAGTCGCGCCAGGGGTCAGCGTGGCGCTGTTCAACATGCTGGGCGACACCGAGGTCACCGAGGCGGCCGGGCGCGAACTGGCCGCCCTCATCCCCGCCGATGTCGACGTGCTGGTCACCCCCGAAGTCAAGGCGCTGTCGCTGGCGCACGTCATCAGCCGCGAGAGTGGCAAGCCCTACATCGTCATCCGCAAGACGGAAAAGCCCTACATGGTCGAGCCGGTGGCGCGCGAGGTGGTCAGCATCACGACCGGCAAGCCGCAGCTGCTCGTTCTCGACGGCTTCGACGTGCCCAAGATCCGGGGCCACAAGGTCGCCATCGTGGACGACGTGGTCTCCAGCGGCGGCACCCTGCACTCGCTCCAGCAGATCATCGAGGAGGTGGGCGGCGAGGTCGCGGCCGTGGTCGCCGTCTTCACCGAGGGCCAGGAGCGCCCCGAAGTGATCGCCTTGGGCCACCTGCCGCTGTTCAAGTAGGTCCGTCGGCAGGCGGGATCGTCCGGAACGGAGGAGGGGGAAGGCCGAACAAGCGGCCTTCCCCCTCCTCCGTTCGGCGTCCGTTCCTCAGCGGTCGGTGCCGGGCAGGGGCCTACTGCGCGCGGGGCCGCCGTCCACGCCGCCGCTGCGCTCGGCTCCCTCTCCGCCGGCCGACGCGCCGCCCAGGTCGCTGCCCATCGCGCTGTTGGGGGTGCCCTGACGGTCCTCGAAGTCGCTGCCGCCCAGCAGGCCGTCGTCGAAGCCGGGCTGGTCGTTGGGGTTCTTGGCGTCGTCCTCGGTGTCGGCGCGCAGGATGCCCTCGGCGGCCATCTTGTCCTGAATGAGTTCGCCGGTAGTGCCCTCGTCCACCACTTCGGGCGTGAAGCTGGTCTCGTCGCGGTCGGGTTTGGTCATGCGCCGAGCCTACCCGCCCCCGCCGCCTGCCGGGCTGAGGTCATCTTGAGAGACCCTAGGGCATAGGGACCACCCCCGACAAAGTAAGGCGTCGCCGCCGCCCGCCCCGCAGCGGGCGCTAGACTCGCCGGCACATGAGTCACCTGTCGCGCACCCTGCCGATCAAGCGCGCCGCGCATGTCTACCTGGTCCACGAGGGTCAACTCCTGCTGGTCGAGGAACGCATGGACGACGGCAGCATCTTCTACGGCCTGCCCGGCGGCAAGGCGAACGCCGGCGAGACGCTGGGCGACGCCGCCGTGCGTCAGGTCCTCGTCGAGACGGGCCTGCGCGTCACCGACCTGATGTTCGTGAGCCTCATCGAGGGCGAGCTGCTCACCGGCACGCGCAACGAGTGCTACGCCAATTTCGGGCGTTTCACGGCGTCGTTCAGCGGCGACCTCGCGCCCACCGACCCCGAGGTGGTGGGGGTCAAGTGGGTGCCCTTCGAGCAGGTCGAGGGCCTGGTGCGCTACGGCCCGCCGCCCGAGGTCGAGGAGCGCAATCCCCTGATCTGGGTGCCCACCCGCGACTTCGTGCGCGGCCAGCCCCGCGCCTACTACCCGATCTGAAGGTGCCCGGGAAGGTGTCCAGCCCCCGGCGCGCCGCGCTGCCGCTCGCCTTCCTGGGGGCGCTGCTGCTCTCGGCCGCGCCCGTGACCCCGCTGCCGGGCGCAGCCCCCATCGGCGACCGCATCTATCCCACGCTGGGGCAGGCGGGGCTGGACGTGCGGCACTACGACCTGCGCCTCACGGTGCCGCGTCCCGGCACGCTGGAACTGAGTGGCGAGGTCACGCTGACGCTCGCGGCCACGCGGCCCCTGTCGGCCATCGCCCTGGACTACCTGGGGCCGGCGGTGCAGGAGGTGCGCTGGAACGGCGCCGTGCGGGCCTTCGCCCTCGACCGGGCGGCGGGCAAGCTGCGGGTCACGTTGCCCGCGCCGCTGCGCCCCGGCGAGGCGGCGCGCCTGAGCGTGCGCTACGCCGGGGTGGCCGCCCAGGTGCCCGACGCCCTGCTGCCTACCGGCTGGCAGGCGGTGCCGGGCAAGGGCGGCGCGGGCGGGGCCAACTATGCCCTGAGCGAACCGGCGGGCACGCGCGGCTTCCTGCCGGTCAACGACCATCCCTCCGACCCGGCGACCTTCACCGTGCGCGTCACCGTGCCGGCGGGGTACACGGCCGCCGCCAGTGGGCTGGAGACGGGCGTGGCCGACAGCCCGGCGGGCCGCACCTTCACCTTCGAGCAGGCGGTGCCCATTCCGACCTACGCGCTGGCGATCCACGTCAATCGCTTCGCGCGGGTGGACTCGCCCCCGGTGCCGGTCGGCGTGGGCGGCGCGGCGGTCGTGCGGCGCGATTATTTTCCGGCCGGCCTCGGGTCGCGGGAGACGGCCGTGCGCGCGCCCTATCGCCGGACCGGCGAGGTGCTGGAGGTGCTCGCGGGCTGGTTCGGCCCCTTCCCCTTTGCGGCGCACGGCTCGGCCATCGTCGAGAGCGGCGTACCCGCACTGGAAACCGCCACCCTGAACACCATGCCGGTGCAGTCGAGCAACGAGCGCGTGCTCGTCCACGAGACGGCGCACCAGTGGTTCGGGGACCGCGTGGTGCTGGCCGACTGGTCGGACGTGTGGCTCAACGAGGGCTTCGCCACCTACGCCGAACTGCTGTGGGCGCAGGCCCAGGGCGAGGACGGCGGGGCGGTCGTGGCCGGCTGGTACGCCCGCCTCGCCGGTCGCCCGACCCGGCCCCTGCCCGCGACCTCGGCCGAGGAACTGTTCGACCGCACGGCCTATCTGCGCGGCGCACTCGCCCTCCAGGCGGTGCGGGCCGAAGTCGGGGACGCGGCCTTCCGGGCGTGGCTGCGGGCCTACGTGACGGCCTTTTCCGGCCGGCCGGCCAGCACCGCCGGGCTGCTGGACCTGACGCGGCGCGAGCTGGGCGCGCGGGCCGAAGCGGCGCTGCGGCTGTGGGCCGAGTCGCCCACCCTGCCGCCGCTGCCCCCCACCGCTCCCTGAAGATTGCCCCAACGTGACGCCAGTCACATCTTCAGGAAAGGAGCTTAGGCTGCGGGCATGTGGCCTTTCGGAAAGAACACGGCAGAGCGCGTCAAGGACGCCATCAACGCGAACTCGGTGCTGTCGCCCCTGGGGCTGGCGGTCCAGGAGCAGGGCGGCACCGTGACCGTGACCGGTGAGGTACCCCGGCAGTCGCTGGTCGGCCTGATCAGCGCGGTCGCGGGCGGCATCAGCGGCGTGCGCAGCGTGGACACGAGCGGCGTGACCGTCACCGAGACGCAGGCGGCCCCGGCGGCCGACGAGAACACCGGGCCGGTCCAGATGCCCGACATCGTGCAGGAGAGCGCCGGCCCGGCGACGGCGACGCCTGCCAGCACGCCCACCCCGGCCCCTGCCAAGTCGCCTGCCCAGACCGACCTGAGCGACAAGCTCACCGAGGACAACAGCCGCGTCGCCAAGGCCGTGCTGGCCGCCCTGCGCGGCAACGGCGAACTGGCCGACGATCCCATCGACGTGCTCCAGAGCGGCAAGAGCGTGATCCTGCGCGGCGTGGTGGACAGCGACCACGAAAAGCGCCTCGCTGAACAGCTCGCCCGCGACGTGGACGGCGTGGCCGGCGTGGACTCCAGCGGCCTGCGCGTGGCCGCCGGGGTCAAGGACCTCGCCAAGGAGAAGGACGAGCAGACCGGCGACACGGTCTACACCGTCAAGCCCGGCGACAGCCTGAGCGCCATCGCGCAGAAGTACTACGGCGACGCGATGGAATACAAGAAGATCGCCCACTACAACAACATCAGCAACCCCGATCTCATCCAGCCCGGCCAGCGCCTGCGCATTCCCGGCTGAAGTTCGCCCGGCGGCCCCGGAAGTGGCGGCTAGACTCGGACCCGTGTCCGGTCTACCGCCGCTTTCCTGTGAGGTCGTCCTCTGGCACCCTGACGGTCGGCGGGTGCTGCGGCGGGGCGGGGCGCTGCCCGTCCTCGATGTTCCGCGCGGGGCCGACCCCGCCGGGGTGGTGCTGGAGGTCTGGGGCTTGCCGGTCTGGCCGCTGCACGATCTGGGGGCGCGCTTCGGCCTGGGCGGGACCGTGCAGTTTCAGGCGCGGACCGGGGAAGCCCCGGGGGGAATGGCCTGGAGTCCGGTCCTGCCGGAACCCGTCCCGGGTGCCCGCCCCTGGCAGCGTCCCGGCTGGCCCGCGCGCACGCTCGCGTGGCTGGACACCGAACTGGCCGCGTGCGGGCAGGTGCGCAGCGGTCCGCCCACCTTCATCTCCATGCACGACCTCAATACGGTGTGGGAAGTGCCGCTGGCGACAGGGCCCGCCTTCCTGAAAATCAGTGAGGGCGGGCGCGAGGCGGCGGTCACGGCCGAGGTGGCCCGCACCCTGCCTGATCTGGCGCCGCCACTGCTGGGCGCGTGGCCGGAGGTGGGGGCGCAGCTCGTGGCGTCGGGCGGGCAGCTGCTCGACGGCGTGCCTGATCTGGAGGCCTGGACGCAGGCGCTGACGCGGCTGGCCGATGTTCAGCGGCGCGCCGATCCGGTGGCCCTCGCGGCGGCGGGCTGCTCGGCGTGGCCGCTGAACCGGACGGGTGAGGCCGTGCTGGACCTGCTGGGCGATGCGGCGACGTTGCGGGGCTGGGGCCTGCCGGCGGCCGAGGTGGACGCCCTGCGGGGGGCGCGGCCGCGTGTGCGCGCCCTGCTGCGCGACCTCGCGGCGCATGGTCTGCCCGATCGGCCCGCGCACGGCGACGCCCACCCGCGCAACGCGCTGCGCGGCGCCCGGGGCAGCGTGTGGTTCGACTGGAGCGAGGCGGCCAGCGCGGCCCATCCCTTCATGGACGCGGGGTGGTTCCTGGCCTTCGCGCTGCACCCCCAGCGGGGCGGCCTGCCGGTGCGGTCGCTGGCCGGGCTGGACACCGCGCTGGCCGGAGCCTTTCTGGGGAGCTGGGGCTGCCCGGACGCCACCCCGCTGCTGTGGCGGGCGCTGCCGCTGGCCCTGCTGCACCGCGCGGCCGCCTACGACCGGCAATTCCGCGACTGGGCGGGCACGGTGCCGGGGTGGCGGCCCCTGTACACCCGCTTCGCCCTGCGGCAGGCGGTGGGGGAGTTGAGCCGACTGGACTGAGACTCACTACTATCACACCCTGATATCGAAAGCTGATAGCCATATGGATGTCAATCTCTTCAAGGGCAATCTCGACCTGATCCTGCTGAGCGTGCTGGAGCGCGAGGGGGGCTACGGTCAGGACGTCGCCAAGCGGGTGCAGGTGCTGACCGGCGGCGAGATCACCCTCAACGCGGGTAGCCTGTACCCGGCGCTGCACCGGCTGGAGCGTTCCGGCTTCCTGGCGGCGCAAGAGGAGCAGCTCGCGCGGGGAGGCCCCCCGGTCCGGACCTATGCCCTGACGGATGCAGGCCACGCCGAACTGGGACGGCGGCGCGAGAAGTACCGGGCCTTCGACCGGGCGCTGCGGAGCCTGTGGTGAGCGGGGGCAGGGGGGCGGAACCGGGCGCGGAGCTGCCGCCCGGCGTGGCCGCCTACCTGGGCCGGGCGACGGCGCTGCTGTGGCCGGAGCGGCGGCGCGCCGTGCGGGCCGAGCTGTACGCGCATCTCTACCACGAGCATCTCGACGCCCGGCTGCGGGGACTGGACGAGGCGGCGGCCTGGGCCGAGGCCCTGCGCGCGGCCGGTCCCGTCTGGGGTGTGGCCCTGAGGCTGGCCCAGGTCCATATGGGCGGCCTGACCGTGCGCACGCTGCTGCTGGGGGCGGCGCTGGGCGGCGCGGCCTACGCTGTCCGGCCCCACCTGACACATGTGCCGTTGCCGGTCCCGGCCCAGACGCAGCCGGTGCGGCCATGAGCGGCCGGTCCTGGCGTCGGCTGTGGCGCGACTGGCTCTCGCCCGCACTGTTCGCCCTGCTGCTGACCCAGTTCGGGGCCTCGGCGGTGCGGGTGGACGGGGTCAGCATGCTGCCCACCCTGCGCCACGGCGAACTGCTGGCGCTGCCCAAGGCCGAGGGCTGGGCGCACCGGCTGCGTCTGGGCGGGTACCACCGGGGCGACCTCGTGGTGTTCAAGCCGCCGCGCACCCTGGCGGCCGAGTGGCGGCGCGACTACCGGGGGGTGCCGCTGCCCTGGGCCTACCGTCCCGATCTGATCAAGCGGGTGGTGGGGGTCCCCGGAGACCGCGTCGCCATGCGTGCCGGGCGGCTGTATGTCAACGGGCGGGCGGTGGCCGAGCCGCGCGTGCTGGGCTACTGGGGAGCGCTGTGCCCTGACCGCGCCAGCCGGCTGGCGAACACGGTCGCGCAGGCGCCGGACCACACCGGCCTGCCCGAAACCGTGGTGCCGCCCCGCACCTATTTCGTGATGGGTGACAACCGCAGCCCCGGCGGCAGCCTGGACAGCCGCAGCTTCGGGCCGGTGGCGGCCTGGGACATCGAAGCCCGCGCCGTGGCGAGTCTCTGGCCGCTGGCCGCGCGCCGGGACGCGGTCCCCGCCTGTGACGGCCAGCCGTACCCCGAGCGCCGGGTGCGGGCGACCGGCCCCCTGCAGCCGAACGTGCGTCTCCTGGTGGACACCCCGCGCTGAGGTCGTTCTTCTGCCGTTCCCCCTTTCGGCGGACGTTCCTGCGCTCCTGCTCGCCTAGGCTCTGGCGCATGATGGGCTGGATGGAGGAGAGGGACGAACTGCGGGCGATGCGGCGCGAGGGGCCGCTGAGCGACCTCGGCGACCCGCACACCTACCGGGTGGCCCTGTACGTGCTGCTGGCCCTGCCGGTGGGCGGCGCGGCGGCGGCGCTGCTGACCGGCGGCGTGGTCGCGGGGCTGCTGAGCCTGCCCGTACTGGTGGGCGCGGCCCTGCTGCTGGGGGCGCTGTGGCTGGTGGGCGGCCTGGCCGACGTGCAGCGCGTCCTGGCCGGGCTGTTGGGCGTGGGGTTCGTGCGCCCGGCGCTGGCCCCCGCCTACACCGGGGTGTTGCCCTGGCTGCGCGCGACCCTCAGCGATCCCGACACCTACCGCGCCCTGCTGTTCCACGTCGTGCAGCTGCCGCTGGCGCTGCTGTGCTGGCTGGTACTGGGGCTGCTGCTGGCGGTGGCCGCCGTGGGCCTGAGCGCCCCGCTGTGGGCCTCGGCTCCCGAACGGGTCTCGCCCGCCCTGCTGACCTGGGGCAACCTGAGCGCGCAGCCCACGCCGCTGGCGGTCGCCGGGCTGGTGCTGCTGGGGCTGGGGGCGGTGGTGGTGGGTACGGGCGTCCTGAACCTGATGGGCCGGATGTGGGGGCGGCTGGCAGGCGCGCTGCTCTCGCAGGGGGGGGCCAGCGAGGCGGCGCGGCGCGAGGTGCTGGCGTTGCGCCGCGCCGCCGGGCGGGTCGCGCTGGGCGACGACCTGAACGCCACCCTGCGCGACCTGACCGACCAGGCCCGCGCCGCGAGCACCGCCCGCACGGTCGCGCTCGCGGCTCCCGGCGGCGCGCTGCGGGCCCTGAGCGGCGCGCCTCTGGAACCCGGCGACGACCTCGCCGATCCGGACATGGGGGGCGGCGTGCCCCTCTCGGGCGGGGCCGTCGTGCGGACCCTGGGGGGCGGGGGCACGCTGGCCCTGTTGCCGGTCACGCTGCCCATCTCCTCCGGGGTGGGGGGCGGCACGCTGCGGGCCGTGTACGCACCGGGCCGGCGGCCGGGGCCCGACGAACTGGCCTTCCTGCTGAGCATCGCCGACCACGCGGGCACCGCGTTGCACGCCGCCGAACTCATCGAGCGGGCGGGCGCGCGGGCCGGCGAGCAGGAGCGCGCCCGGCTGGCCCGCGAGCTGCACGACAGCGTGGCGCAGGCGCTCTACGGCATCACCTTGGGGGCCAAGACGGCGCGCGCCACCCTGGAGCGCGACCCGGTCCGCACCCGCGCGAGCCTGGACTACACCATCCGGCTGGCCGAGGGCGGCGTCTCGGAGATGAAGGCGCTGCTGTTCTCGCTGCGCCCCGACGCGCTGGAGGAAGGTGGGCTGGTCGCGGCCCTCTCGCAGCACGCCCACGCCCTGGAGGCCCGACACGGCCTGAGTGTCCACGCCGAGCTGGGGGCCGAGCCGTCCCTGACGCCCGACACCCAGGCCGCTGCCTACCGTGTGGCCCAGGAAGCCCTGCACAACGTGGTCAAGCACGCGCGGGCGGGGGCGGTGTGGCTCTCGCTGCGTGAGGAGGGCGACGAGGTGCGCCTGGAGGTGCGCGACGACGGGCGCGGCTTCGACACGGCGGCGGCGGGGCGCGGCACCCTTGGCCAGCGCAGCATGCGCGAGCGCGCCGCCGGGGTGGGCGGCGCCCTGCGGGTGAGCAGCGCCCCGGGCGAGGGTACGGCCGTCGTGCTGACCCTGCCCGCCGCTCCGGCCGAATCGCGGGAGCGCGCGTGATCCTGCCGCCCCCCCGGCCGCTGCTGCCGGTCCTCGCGCGCATGGCGCTGGGGCTGGCGCTCGCGTCGGCAGGGGGGCTGCTCGTGTGGCAGGGCCTGGACTGGCGGCCCACCCCCGGTCTGGAGACGGTCACGACCCCGGCCGAGGTGCCGCTCGACGGGCCGCTGCCCCTGGACTACGCGGACGCGGCCACCGTGAACCTCGCGGGCGACCGCAGCGACCTGAACGTCTCGCCGCTGGCCGCCGGCAGCCCGGACCTGCTGCGCGGCGAGGCCCGGCACCGCCGCCGCAACCCGCTGGGCGTGTCGGTCGGCCGCGAGGGCCGCGCGGTGCAGGCCGACCTGTCGCTGTACGTCAAGGACCTGCAACGCGGCGGGGTCGTCGCGCCCGAGCCGGTGCAGCACACCCTGAGCGTGGGGCTGAGCCGCGCCGTGCCCCTCACCCTGGGCACCCTGACCTCGGGCGGGGACCAGCGGCTCGACCTGCGCGGGCTGCGCCTGCGCGCCCTGACCGCCCGCAGCGACAGCGGCGACCTGACCCTGACCCTGCCCGCGCAGCCCGGCGGCCCGCTCGCCCTGATCACCCGGCGCGGCGAGGTGCAGGTCTCGGCCGGGCCGGGGGCCTCGCCTGAGGCGCTGCGGGTCAACGGGCAGTCGGGCGACCTGAAGCTCGCGCTGGGCGGCGCGCGCCTCGACGCCCTGAGTGCCGGCACGCTGGGCGGCGACGTGACCCTCACGCTGCCCGCAAGGGTCAACCGGGGCAGCGTGACCACCCAGAGCGGCGACGTGGAGGTCACGGCCCTGAGCGGCACGTCCGGTAACCTCGACATCCGCACCCAGAGCGGCGAGGTCACCCTGGGCGTGCCCGCCGGGCTGCGGGTGCGGGTGCGCTTCACCGGCCGCGAGACCCTGGTGCTGCCGCCCGGCACGCCGCCCGCCACCGCCCCCGACCTCGACGTGTTCGTGGACGCCCCGCCGGGCAACTTCACCCTTCGCGCGCCGTCCCAGGAGGACCAGCCATGACCGATTCCGCCGCATCTGATTCCGCCGCAGCCGTCCCCACCGTCCGCGTCCTGCTGGTGGACGACCACGCCGTCGTGCGCCAGGGCCTGCGCCTGTTCCTGGGCCTCGACGAGCACATCGAGGTGGTGGGTGAGGCCAGCAACGGCGAGGAAGCCCTGGCCGAGGCCGGGCGCCTGCACCCCGACGTGGTCGTCATGGACCTGATGATGCCCGTGATGGACGGCATCGCCGCGACCCGGCAGCTGCGCCGCGCCCACCCCGACACCGAGGTCATCGCCCTGACTTCCACCCTGGAGGAACACAAGGTGAACGGCGCCATCGAGGCCGGGGCCATCAGCTACATGCTCAAGGATGCGTCGTCGGACACATTGGCCGACGCCATCCACGCCGCCGCGCGCGGTGAAGTGCGGCTGCACCCCGAGGCGGCCAAGCGGCTCGTGCGCGATTTCCGGGGCGGCGAGATGCGCGAGAGCCTGACGCCCAAGGAGACCATCGTGCTGCAACTGCTGGCGCGCGGGCACAGCAACCGCGACATCGCCGCCGATCAGGGGGTCTCCGAGGCGACGGTCAAGACCCACGTCTCGCGCCTGCTGAGCAAACTGGGCCTGGACAGCCGCACCCAGGCCGCGCTGTACGCCCTGAAGCACGGCGTGGCGAGCCTGGACGGGGTGGAGGTGTAGAGCGGTGGGTGTGCGGCTGGTCACTGGAGACGTTCCGCGCTTCTGGGAGGCGTTCGGGCCGGGGAACCGTCTGGGCGCCCCGGACATGGCCGCCCGGCTCCGGCAGGTGTATCTGGAGCCGGGAACGGTGGGGCTGCGGGCGCTCCTGCCGGGGGACGAGGACGCGTCGGGAGCGCTCCTGGGGGCGCTGCGGGCCCACCGGGACTATTACGTGAGCATCCGGGCCGAGTCGCTGCAGGTCATCCGGACCTTGCCCGCGCGGCTCGAAGCCGTGCTGGAGCGGCTGTCCGGCCTGTTCCCCGAGCTGGAGGCCGATCTCTATGTGGCCGTGGGGGCGCTCGGCCGGGGCGGCACACTGGGCCGGACAGGTGGGCGGCGCTTCGCGGTCGTCGGCCTGGATTTCTTCTGCGGCGGACCGCACGCCGCGAACGGCAGCCTGAGTGCCTGGCAGCGCAGAGTCCTTCATCCGGCGGCCGCATTGCCCGGTGTGGTGGCCCACGAACTGATCCACACGCTTCAGCCCGAGGTGAGGGTGGAGGACCTGACCCTGCTGCAAGCCGTGCTGGCGGAGGGCGCCGCCGAGTATCTGGGCCGCATCGTCGCCGGAGACACCATCAACGCCCACCTGTACGGGTACGGTCTGCGTCACGAGGCCGAACTGCGCCGGCGCTTCCAGGCCGACCTGGCTGCCGGGGCCCCTCTGGAACGCTGGCTGTACCAGGGCGAGCAGGCCGGAGCAGAACCCGCCGACCTGGGCTATTTTCTCGGGTCGCAGATCGTGCAGGCGTACCACGAGCGGGACCGCGACCGGGCGGGCGTCCTGCGGGAGCTGCTGGACCTCCCCCTGCACGACCCGCAGACCTTCTTGCGGCGCAGCGGTTATTTCGGGTAGGTGACAAAAGAGCGCGCCCCACCACGCGGGCGGGGCGCGGCTCGGCACCGACTCAGTTCAGCGCGCGGGTGTCTGCGGGCAGGGTGC encodes:
- a CDS encoding DUF2268 domain-containing putative Zn-dependent protease (predicted Zn-dependent protease with a strongly conserved HExxH motif) yields the protein MGVRLVTGDVPRFWEAFGPGNRLGAPDMAARLRQVYLEPGTVGLRALLPGDEDASGALLGALRAHRDYYVSIRAESLQVIRTLPARLEAVLERLSGLFPELEADLYVAVGALGRGGTLGRTGGRRFAVVGLDFFCGGPHAANGSLSAWQRRVLHPAAALPGVVAHELIHTLQPEVRVEDLTLLQAVLAEGAAEYLGRIVAGDTINAHLYGYGLRHEAELRRRFQADLAAGAPLERWLYQGEQAGAEPADLGYFLGSQIVQAYHERDRDRAGVLRELLDLPLHDPQTFLRRSGYFG